The proteins below are encoded in one region of Bosea sp. BIWAKO-01:
- a CDS encoding Rid family hydrolase, giving the protein MEEQVNNSIRDHATSTGKVVVPAVLKDDVEQFHYAPARRAGDFVFLSGIVASNSQSTAMDAERFRCELRRVFTLMEQLLNACEARVDDVVELQMFHVLGSDRLALDKAGQLAVIAAVRDEFFPAPYPACVELAVAELNSADGLVEIKATAFAPLLPRGQM; this is encoded by the coding sequence ATGGAAGAACAGGTCAATAACTCGATCCGCGATCATGCGACGTCCACTGGCAAGGTGGTGGTACCTGCCGTACTCAAGGACGATGTCGAACAGTTCCATTATGCCCCGGCGCGGCGCGCTGGAGACTTTGTATTTCTGTCCGGGATCGTCGCCAGTAACAGTCAATCGACAGCGATGGACGCCGAGCGCTTTCGTTGCGAATTGCGTCGTGTCTTCACATTGATGGAGCAGCTGCTGAACGCATGCGAAGCGCGTGTGGATGATGTCGTGGAACTTCAGATGTTTCATGTGCTCGGCAGCGACCGGCTGGCGTTGGACAAAGCAGGGCAACTGGCCGTGATTGCAGCCGTCCGGGACGAGTTCTTTCCCGCCCCCTATCCCGCCTGTGTCGAACTGGCCGTCGCTGAACTGAACTCGGCAGATGGGCTGGTGGAGATCAAGGCGACCGCATTTGCCCCCCTATTGCCTCGTGGCCAGATGTAA
- a CDS encoding TetR/AcrR family transcriptional regulator, whose translation MAVRGRPRSFDRDHALQLIMEVFWAKGYEGTQLNDLTAAIGITPPSFYAAFVSKEAAFREAVELYVATAGSAALRALDEGTTVQGSIRAMLQGSIDTALSAPHSGGCLLILGVVKCQAETEPLRELLRSIRKETELRIRARLDRAVTEGDLPASSNIPVLANYYSAVMQGLSMQARDGATRDELEALIAPSMAPLHV comes from the coding sequence ATGGCAGTCCGAGGCCGCCCGCGCAGCTTTGACCGTGACCACGCGCTTCAGCTCATCATGGAAGTGTTCTGGGCCAAGGGGTACGAGGGCACTCAGCTCAACGACCTCACGGCAGCGATCGGGATTACGCCGCCGAGTTTCTATGCAGCCTTTGTCTCGAAGGAAGCAGCGTTTCGGGAGGCGGTAGAGCTCTATGTAGCGACCGCGGGATCTGCTGCACTGCGCGCGCTCGACGAAGGCACGACCGTACAGGGGTCGATCCGCGCCATGCTTCAGGGCAGCATCGACACGGCGCTCAGCGCACCACACTCGGGCGGCTGCCTGCTGATCCTCGGCGTGGTCAAGTGCCAGGCTGAAACCGAACCACTCCGCGAACTGCTCAGGAGCATTCGCAAGGAAACCGAGCTGCGTATTCGCGCCCGACTGGATCGGGCCGTGACGGAGGGTGACCTGCCGGCTTCGAGCAATATCCCGGTCCTGGCCAACTACTACAGCGCAGTGATGCAAGGCCTTTCGATGCAAGCTCGCGACGGCGCCACGAGAGACGAGCTGGAGGCGCTCATCGCTCCGTCAATGGCCCCGCTGCACGTGTAG